The nucleotide sequence CTTATGTAGTAGGTCTTGGTATCGAGTTTGCTTTTGCTATTTACAGAGGTCACGAAGTTAACGAAGGTTACTTGGTTACAGGTTTACTTATTCCTATGGTAATGCCAATCGATATTCCATTATGGATGGTAGGTATTTCTGTAGTTTTTTCAGTAATCATAGGTAAAGAAGCTTTTGGAGGTACAGGGATGAATATTCTTAACCCTGCATTAACGGCTCGTGCTTTTGCATTTTTTGCGTACCCTACTTATATGTCTGGTAATACCGTTTGGGTTCATAATGCTTATGAGGTGGATGGAGTTTCTGGAGAAACTATTTTAGGTAAGTTAGCTTCAGATACAGATGTTCCATATAGTACGCTAGATATGTTCTCTGGATTAATACCAGGTTCTGTTGCAGAAACATCTACAATATGTATTTTGGCAGGAGCTTTGATATTAATACTAACAAAAGTAGGAAGTTGGAGAATAATCTTAAGTGGTTTCGCTGGAGCAGCAGTAATGGGCTTAATTTTTAATTCACTACCATCTTTAGGTATAGAAGGAAATCCGCTTACGAATTTCCCATGGTACAATCATCTTGTGATAGGAGGTTTGGCATTTGGAATTGTATTTATGGCGACCGATCCTGTTTCTGCGTCACAAACAATGAAGGGGAAATGGATTTACGGATTCTTGATTGGATTATTTGCAGTGATGATCAGGATTTTTAATCCTGCATATCCAGAAGGGATTATGTTAGCTATCTTGTTAATGAACGTATTTGCTCCGGTAATCGATCATTATGTGGTTGAGGGCAATGTGAAGAAGAGAAAGAAAAGATTAGCTACAGTTAAAGAACAACAAGTGAAAACAGCTTAGTTATGGAAGAGAAAAC is from Zunongwangia endophytica and encodes:
- a CDS encoding NADH:ubiquinone reductase (Na(+)-transporting) subunit B, which encodes MEWIRQRLDKFKEPFGKGKKLEKYAPAVNALDTFLFTPNHTTQSGAHIRDGVDLKRTMITVVLALIPALIFGMWNGGYQYLHQLPEYADGVPFMDAFLEGAIKIVPMIIVSYVVGLGIEFAFAIYRGHEVNEGYLVTGLLIPMVMPIDIPLWMVGISVVFSVIIGKEAFGGTGMNILNPALTARAFAFFAYPTYMSGNTVWVHNAYEVDGVSGETILGKLASDTDVPYSTLDMFSGLIPGSVAETSTICILAGALILILTKVGSWRIILSGFAGAAVMGLIFNSLPSLGIEGNPLTNFPWYNHLVIGGLAFGIVFMATDPVSASQTMKGKWIYGFLIGLFAVMIRIFNPAYPEGIMLAILLMNVFAPVIDHYVVEGNVKKRKKRLATVKEQQVKTA